One Epinephelus lanceolatus isolate andai-2023 chromosome 10, ASM4190304v1, whole genome shotgun sequence genomic region harbors:
- the them4 gene encoding acyl-coenzyme A thioesterase THEM4 — protein sequence MMQLYEHYNSQCEVEMEGGEQQKRPWQKLPSYSRLPDYPTGGVYLSEMIQSKACFFTRNITDPGAAFEYAMFINIKEQKCVCIFQAGPLLEGAPGHVHGGAIAAVIDTVIAAHAAVHCGPVMTANFNINYRSPIPLGSTVLLESCVDKKEGRKIFLSCKVTSTDGSKVHTETTVVFLSHIK from the exons ATGATGCAGCTGTATGAGCATTACAACAGCCAGTGTGAggtggagatggagggaggagagcaACAGAAAAGGCCTTGGCAGAAACTGCCAAGTTATAGCCGCCTCCCCGATTATCCTACAG GTGGAGTGTATCTTAGTGAGATGATCCAGTCGAAAGCTTGTTTTTTCACCCGTAACATCACAGACCCAGGGGCTGCGTTTGAGTACGCtatgtttattaacattaaggagcagaagtgtgtgtgcattttccaGGCTGGACCACTGTTGGAGGGGGCACCAGG acaTGTCCATGGGGGGGCAATAGCCGCTGTGATTGATACTGTGATTGCGGCTCATGCTGCTGTCCACTGTGGACCTGTTATGACTGCCAACTTCAACATCAACTATCGCAG CCCCATCCCACTGGGAAGCACCGTGTTGCTTGAATCTTGTGTGGATAAGAAGGAGGGCAGAAAAATCTTTCTCTCATGTAAAGTGACGAGCACCGACGGCTCCAAAGTGCACACAGAAACAACAG TCGTTTTCCTATCGCACATAAAATGA